A region of Solanum stenotomum voucher PI 320364 plastid, complete genome DNA encodes the following proteins:
- the rps2 gene encoding ribosomal protein S2, translating to MTRRYWNINLEEMMEAGVHFGHGTRKWNPKMAPYISAKRKGIHITNLTRTARFLSEACDLVFDAASRGKQFLIVGTKNKAADSVEWAAIRARCHYVNKKWLGGMLTNWSTTETRLHKFRDLRMEQKTGRLNRLPKRDAAMLKRQLSRLQTYLGGIKYMTGVPDIVIIVDQHEEYTALRECITLGIPTICLTDTNCDPDLADISIPANDDAISSIRLILNKLVFAICEGRSSYIRNP from the coding sequence ATGACAAGAAGATATTGGAACATAAATTTGGAAGAGATGATGGAGGCAGGAGTTCATTTTGGTCATGGTACTAGGAAATGGAATCCTAAAATGGCGCCTTATATCTCTGCAAAGCGTAAGGGTATTCATATTACAAATCTTACTAGAACTGCTCGTTTTTTATCAGAAGCTTGTGATTTAGTTTTTGACGCAGCAAGTAGGGGAAAACAATTCTTAATTGTTGGTACCAAAAATAAAGCAGCTGATTCAGTAGAGTGGGCTGCAATAAGGGCCCGGTGTCATTATGTTAATAAAAAATGGCTTGGCGGTATGTTAACGAATTGGTCCACTACAGAAACAAGACTTCATAAGTTCAGGGACTTGAGAATGGAACAAAAAACAGGGAGACTCAACCGTCTCCCGAAAAGAGATGCAGCTATGTTGAAAAGACAATTATCTCGCTTGCAAACATATCTGGGCGGGATTAAATATATGACAGGGGTACCCGATATTGTAATCATCGTTGATCAGCACGAAGAATATACGGCCCTGCGAGAGTGTATTACTTTAGGAATTCCAACAATTTGTTTAACCGATACAAATTGTGACCCCGATCTCGCAGATATTTCAATTCCAGCGAATGATGACGCCATATCCTCAATCCGATTAATTCTTAACAAATTAGTATTCGCAATTTGTGAGGGTCGTTCTAGCTATATAAGAAATCCTTGA
- the atpI gene encoding AtpI, whose protein sequence is MNVLSCSINTLKGLYDISGVEVGQHFYWQIGGFQVHGQVLITSWVVIAILLGSATIAVRNPQTIPTGGQNFFEYVLEFIRDVSKTQIGEEYGPWVPFIGTMFLFIFVSNWSGALLPWKIIQLPHGELAAPTNDINTTVALALLTSVAYFYAGLTKKGLGYFGKYIQPTPILLPINILEDFTKPLSLSFRLFGNILADELVVVVLVSLVPLVVPIPVMLLGLFTSGIQALIFATLAAAYIGESMEGHH, encoded by the coding sequence ATGAATGTTCTATCATGTTCCATCAATACTCTAAAGGGGTTATACGATATATCCGGTGTGGAAGTAGGCCAACATTTCTATTGGCAAATAGGGGGTTTCCAAGTACATGGCCAAGTACTTATTACTTCTTGGGTTGTAATTGCTATCTTATTAGGTTCAGCCACTATAGCTGTTCGGAACCCACAAACCATTCCGACCGGGGGTCAGAATTTCTTCGAATATGTTCTTGAATTCATTCGAGATGTGAGTAAAACTCAAATTGGAGAAGAATATGGGCCCTGGGTTCCTTTTATTGGCACTATGTTTTTATTTATTTTTGTTTCTAATTGGTCAGGAGCTCTTTTACCTTGGAAAATCATACAATTACCTCATGGGGAGTTAGCCGCACCCACGAATGATATAAATACTACTGTTGCTTTGGCTTTACTCACATCCGTGGCATATTTCTATGCGGGTCTTACAAAAAAGGGATTAGGTTATTTCGGAAAATATATTCAACCAACCCCAATCCTTTTACCCATTAACATCTTAGAAGATTTCACAAAACCTTTATCACTTAGTTTTCGACTTTTCGGGAATATCTTAGCTGATGAATTAGTAGTTGTTGTTCTTGTTTCTTTAGTACCCTTAGTAGTTCCTATACCTGTCATGCTCCTTGGATTATTTACAAGTGGTATTCAAGCTCTTATTTTTGCAACTTTAGCCGCGGCTTATATAGGTGAATCCATGGAGGGCCATCATTGA
- the rpoC2 gene encoding RpoC2: MEVLMAERANLVFHNKAIDGTAMKRLISRLIEHFGMAYTSHILDQVKTLGFQQATATSISLGIDDLLTIPSKGWLVQDAEQQSLILEKHHHYGNVHAVEKLRQSIEIWYATSEYLRQEMNPNFRMTDPFNPVHIMSFSGARGNASQVHQLVGMRGLMSDPQGQMIDLPIQSNLREGLSLTEYIISCYGARKGVVDTAVRTSDAGYLTRRLVEVVQHIVVRRTDCGTARGISVSPRNGIMPERIFSQTLIGRVLADDIYMGSRCIATRNQAIGIGLVNRFITFRAQPISIRTPFTCRSTSWICRLCYGRSPTHGDLVELGEAVGIIAGQSIGEPGTQLTLRTFHTGGVFTGGTAEHVRAPSNGKIKFNEDLVHPTRTRHGHPAFLCSIDLYVTIESEDILHNVNIPPKSLLLVQNDQYVESEQVIAEIRAGISTLNFKEKVRKHIYSDSDGEMHWSTDVYHAPEFTYGNVHLLPKTSHLWILLGGPCRSSLVYLSIHKDQDQMNAHSLSGKRRYTSNLSVTNDQARQKLFSSDFYGQKEDRIPDYSDLNRIICTGQYNLVYSPILHGNSDLLSKRRRNKFIIPLHSIQELENELMPCSGISIEIPVNGIFRRNSILAYFDDPRYRRKSSGIIKYGTIETHSVIKKEDLIEYRGVKEFRPKYQMKVDRFFFIPEEVHILPGSSSIMVRNNSIVGVDTQITLNLRSRVGGLVRVERKKKRIELKIFSGDIHFPGETDKISRHTGVLIPPGTGKRNSKEYKKVKNWIYVQRITPSKKRFFVLVRPVVTYEITDGINLGTLFPPDPLQERDNVQLRIVNYILYGNGKPIRGISDTSIQLVRTCLVLNWNQDKKSSSCEEARASFVEIRTNGLIRHFLRINLVKSPISYIGKRNDPSGSGLLSDNGSDCTNINPFSAIYSYSKAKIQQSLNQPQGTIHTLLNRNKECQSLIILSAANCSRMEPFKDVKYHSVIKESIKKDPLIPIRNSLGPLGTCLPIENFYSSYHLITHNQILVTKYLQLDNLKQTFQVIKLKYYLMDENGKIFNPDPCRNIILNPFNLNWSFLHHNYCAETSKIISLGQFICENVCIAKNGPPLKSGQVILVQVDSIVIRSAKPYLATPGATVHGHYGETLYEGDTLVTFIYEKSRSGDITQGLPKVEQVLEVRSIDSISMNLEKRVESWNKCIPRILGIPWGFLIGAELTIAQSRISLVNKIQQVYRSQGVQIHNRHIEIIVRQITSKVLISEDGMSNVFSPGELIGLLRAERMGRALEEAICYRVVLLGITRASLNTQSFISEASFQETARVLAKAALRGRIDWLKGLKENVVLGGVIPVGTGFKGLVHPSKQHNNIPLETKKTNLFEGEMRDILFHHRKLFDSCLSKKFHDIPEQSFIGFNDS, encoded by the coding sequence ATGGAGGTACTTATGGCAGAACGGGCCAATCTGGTCTTTCACAATAAAGCGATAGACGGAACTGCCATGAAACGACTTATTAGTAGATTAATAGAGCACTTCGGAATGGCATATACATCACATATCCTGGATCAAGTAAAAACTCTGGGGTTCCAACAAGCTACTGCTACATCCATTTCATTAGGAATTGATGATCTGTTAACAATACCTTCTAAGGGATGGCTAGTTCAAGATGCTGAACAACAAAGTTTGATTTTGGAAAAACACCATCATTATGGGAATGTACACGCGGTAGAAAAATTACGTCAATCCATTGAAATATGGTATGCTACAAGTGAATATTTGCGCCAAGAAATGAATCCGAATTTTAGGATGACTGACCCTTTTAATCCAGTTCATATAATGTCTTTCTCGGGAGCTCGAGGAAATGCGTCTCAGGTACATCAATTAGTAGGTATGAGAGGATTAATGTCGGATCCTCAAGGACAAATGATTGATTTACCTATTCAAAGCAATTTACGCGAAGGACTCTCTTTAACAGAATACATCATTTCTTGCTACGGAGCCCGTAAAGGAGTTGTGGATACTGCTGTACGAACATCAGACGCTGGATATCTCACTCGCAGACTTGTTGAAGTAGTTCAACACATTGTTGTACGTCGAACGGATTGTGGCACCGCCCGGGGTATTTCTGTGAGTCCTCGGAATGGGATAATGCCGGAAAGGATTTTTAGTCAAACATTAATTGGCCGTGTATTAGCAGATGATATATACATGGGTTCACGATGTATTGCCACTAGAAACCAAGCCATTGGCATTGGACTTGTAAATCGATTCATAACCTTTCGGGCACAACCAATCTCTATTCGAACTCCCTTTACTTGTAGGAGTACATCTTGGATTTGTCGATTATGTTATGGCCGTAGTCCTACTCATGGCGACCTGGTTGAATTGGGGGAAGCTGTAGGTATTATTGCAGGTCAATCGATTGGAGAACCGGGTACTCAATTAACATTACGAACTTTTCATACCGGAGGAGTATTCACGGGGGGTACTGCAGAACATGTGCGAGCCCCATCTAATGGAAAAATAAAATTCAATGAGGACTTGGTTCATCCGACACGTACACGTCATGGGCATCCCGCCTTTCTATGTTCTATAGACTTGTATGTAACTATTGAGAGTGAAGATATTCTACATAATGTGAATATTCCACCCAAAAGTTTGCTTTTAGTTCAAAACGATCAATATGTAGAATCAGAACAAGTAATTGCTGAGATTCGCGCAGGAATATCCACTTTGAATTTTAAAGAGAAGGTTCGAAAACATATTTATTCTGATTCAGACGGAGAAATGCACTGGAGTACCGATGTCTATCATGCACCCGAATTTACATATGGTAATGTTCATCTATTACCAAAAACAAGTCATTTATGGATATTATTAGGAGGGCCGTGCAGGTCCAGTCTAGTCTACCTTTCGATCCACAAGGATCAGGATCAAATGAATGCGCATTCTCTTTCTGGCAAGCGAAGATATACTTCTAACCTCTCAGTAACCAATGATCAGGCGAGGCAGAAATTGTTTAGTTCGGATTTTTATGGTCAAAAAGAAGATAGGATTCCTGATTATTCAGACCTTAATCGAATCATATGTACTGGTCAGTATAATCTCGTATATTCGCCTATTCTTCACGGGAATTCTGATTTATTGTCAAAAAGGCGAAGAAATAAATTCATCATTCCACTACACTCGATTCAAGAACTCGAGAATGAACTAATGCCCTGTTCAGGTATCTCGATTGAAATCCCCGTAAATGGTATTTTCCGTCGAAATAGTATTCTTGCTTATTTCGATGATCCTCGATACAGAAGAAAGAGTTCGGGCATTATTAAATATGGGACTATAGAAACGCATTCAGTCATCAAAAAAGAGGATTTGATTGAGTATCGAGGAGTCAAGGAATTTAGGCCAAAATACCAAATGAAAGTAGATCGATTTTTTTTCATTCCTGAAGAGGTGCATATCTTGCCCGGATCTTCTTCCATAATGGTACGGAACAATAGTATCGTTGGGGTCGATACACAAATCACCTTAAATCTAAGAAGCCGAGTCGGTGGGTTGGTCCGGGTGGAGAGAAAAAAAAAACGAATTGAACTGAAAATCTTTTCTGGAGATATCCATTTTCCTGGAGAGACGGATAAGATATCCAGACATACCGGCGTTTTGATACCACCAGGAACAGGAAAAAGAAATTCCAAGGAATACAAAAAAGTTAAAAATTGGATCTATGTCCAACGAATTACACCTAGTAAGAAAAGGTTTTTTGTTTTAGTTCGACCTGTCGTCACATATGAAATAACGGACGGTATAAATTTAGGAACCCTTTTTCCACCGGATCCATTGCAGGAAAGGGATAATGTGCAACTTCGAATTGTCAATTATATCCTTTATGGAAATGGCAAACCGATTCGAGGAATTTCTGACACAAGTATTCAATTAGTTCGGACTTGTTTAGTATTGAATTGGAACCAAGACAAAAAAAGTTCTTCTTGCGAAGAAGCCCGTGCTTCTTTTGTTGAAATAAGGACAAATGGTTTGATTCGACATTTCCTAAGAATCAACTTAGTGAAATCCCCTATTTCGTATATCGGAAAAAGGAATGATCCGTCGGGGTCAGGATTGCTCTCTGATAATGGATCAGATTGTACCAATATCAACCCCTTTTCTGCCATTTATTCCTATTCCAAGGCAAAAATTCAACAATCTCTTAACCAACCTCAAGGAACTATTCATACGTTGTTGAATAGAAATAAGGAATGTCAGTCGTTGATAATTTTGTCAGCAGCCAATTGTTCTCGAATGGAGCCATTCAAAGATGTAAAATATCACAGTGTGATAAAAGAATCAATTAAAAAAGATCCCCTAATTCCAATTAGGAATTCATTGGGCCCTTTAGGAACATGCCTTCCAATTGAGAATTTTTATTCATCTTACCATTTAATAACTCATAATCAGATCTTAGTAACTAAATATTTGCAACTTGACAATTTAAAACAGACTTTTCAAGTGATTAAATTAAAATATTATTTAATGGATGAAAATGGAAAAATTTTTAATCCCGATCCATGCCGTAACATTATTTTAAATCCATTCAATTTGAATTGGTCTTTTCTCCATCACAATTATTGTGCAGAGACATCTAAAATAATTAGTCTTGGACAGTTTATTTGTGAAAATGTATGTATAGCCAAAAATGGACCGCCCCTCAAATCGGGTCAAGTTATACTTGTTCAAGTTGACTCGATAGTGATACGATCAGCTAAGCCTTATTTGGCCACCCCCGGAGCAACTGTTCATGGCCATTATGGGGAAACCCTTTACGAAGGAGATACATTAGTTACATTTATATATGAAAAATCGAGATCTGGTGATATAACACAGGGTCTTCCAAAAGTAGAACAGGTCTTAGAAGTGCGTTCGATTGATTCAATATCCATGAATCTAGAAAAGAGGGTTGAGAGTTGGAACAAATGTATACCAAGAATTCTTGGAATTCCTTGGGGATTCTTGATTGGTGCTGAGCTAACTATAGCGCAAAGCCGAATCTCTTTGGTTAATAAAATCCAACAGGTTTATCGCTCCCAGGGGGTGCAGATTCATAATAGGCATATAGAAATTATTGTACGTCAAATAACATCAAAAGTGTTGATTTCAGAAGATGGAATGTCTAATGTTTTTTCACCCGGAGAACTTATTGGATTGTTGCGAGCAGAACGAATGGGGCGCGCTTTGGAAGAAGCGATCTGTTACCGAGTCGTCTTATTGGGAATAACAAGAGCATCTCTCAATACTCAAAGTTTCATATCTGAAGCAAGTTTTCAAGAAACTGCTCGAGTTTTAGCAAAAGCGGCTCTCCGGGGTCGTATCGATTGGTTGAAAGGCCTGAAAGAGAACGTTGTTTTGGGGGGGGTGATACCCGTTGGTACCGGATTCAAGGGATTAGTGCACCCTTCAAAACAACATAACAACATTCCTTTGGAAACAAAAAAAACGAATCTATTCGAGGGGGAGATGAGAGATATTTTGTTCCACCACAGAAAATTATTTGATTCTTGTCTTTCAAAAAAATTCCACGACATACCCGAACAATCATTTATAGGATTTAATGATTCCTAA
- the rpoC1 gene encoding RpoC1 has product MIDRYKHQQLRIGSVSPQQISAWATKILPNGEIVGEVTKPYTFHYKTNKPEKDGLFCERIFGPIKSGICACGNYRVIGDEKEDPKFCEQCGVEFVDSRIRRYQMGYIKLACPVTHVWYLKRLPSYIANLLDKPLKELEGLVYCDFSFARPITKKPTFLRLRGLFEYEIQSWKYSIPLFFTTQGFDTFRNREISTGAGAIREQLADLDLRIIIENSLVEWEELGEEGHTGNEWEDRKVGRRKDFLVRRVELAKHFIRTNIEPEWMVLCLLPVLPPELRPIIQIDGGKLMSSDINELYRRVIYRNNTLTDLLTTSRSTPGELVMCQEKLVQEAVDTLLDNGIRGQPMRDGHNKVYKSFSDVIEGKEGRFRETLLGKRVDYSGRSVIVVGPSLSLHRCGLPREIAIELFQTFVIRGLIRQHLASNIGVAKSKIREKEPIVWEILQEVMQGHPVLLNRAPTLHRLGIQAFQPVLVEGRAICLHPLVCKGFNADFDGDQMAVHVPLSLEAQVEARLLMFSHMNLLSPAIGDPISVPTQDMLIGLYVLTSGNHRGICVNRYNPCNRRNYQNQKRSDNSYYKYTKEPFFSNSYDAIGAYRQKRINLDSPLWLRWRLDQRVIASRETPIEVHYESLGTFYEIYGHYLIVRSLKKKILFIYIRTTVGHIVLYREIEEAIQGFSRAYSYAT; this is encoded by the exons ATGATTGATCGATATAAACATCAACAGCTCCGAATTGGATCAGTTTCTCCTCAACAAATAAGTGCTTGGGCCACAAAAATCCTGCCTAATGGAGAGATAGTTGGAGAGGTAACAAAACCCTATACTTTTCATTACAAAACAAATAAACCGGAAAAAGATGGATTATTTTGTGAAAGAATTTTTGGTCCTATAAAAAGCGGAATTTGTGCTTGTGGAAATTATCGAGTAATCGGAGATGAAAAAGAAGACCCGAAATTTTGTGAACAATGCGGAGTCGAATTTGTTGATTCTCGGATACGAAGGTATCAAATGGGCTATATCAAACTCGCATGCCCAGTAACCCATGTGTGGTATTTAAAACGTCTTCCTAGTTATATTGCGAATCTTTTAGATAAACCTCTTAAAGAATTAGAAGGCCTAGTATACTGCGAT TTTTCTTTTGCTAGGCCCATAACTAAAAAGCCCACTTTCTTACGATTACGAGGTTTATTCGAATATGAAATCCAATCTTGGAAATACAGCATCCCACTTTTTTTTACTACCCAGGGTTTCGATACATTTCGCAATCGAGAAATCTCTACTGGCGCAGGTGCTATCCGAGAACAATTAGCCGATCTAGATTTACGAATTATTATAGAGAATTCGTTGGTAGAATGGGAAGAATTGGGGGAAGAAGGGCACACAGGGAATGAATGGGAAGATCGAAAGGTTGGAAGAAGAAAGGACTTTTTGGTTAGACGCGTGGAATTGGCTAAGCATTTTATTCGAACAAATATAGAGCCAGAATGGATGGTTTTGTGTCTATTACCAGTTCTTCCTCCTGAGTTGAGACCGATCATTCAGATAGATGGGGGTAAACTAATGAGCTCAGATATTAATGAACTCTATAGAAGAGTTATCTATCGGAACAATACCCTTACCGATCTATTAACAACAAGTAGATCTACGCCAGGAGAATTAGTAATGTGTCAGGAGAAATTAGTACAAGAAGCCGTGGATACACTTCTTGATAATGGAATCCGGGGACAACCAATGAGGGACGGTCATAATAAAGTTTACAAGTCATTTTCTGATGTAATTGAAGGCAAAGAGGGAAGATTTCGTGAGACTCTGCTTGGTAAACGAGTCGATTATTCAGGACGTTCTGTCATTGTCGTGGGTCCTTCACTTTCATTACATCGATGTGGATTGCCTCGTGAAATAGCAATAGAACTTTTCCAGACATTTGTAATTCGTGGTCTAATTAGACAACATCTTGCTTCGAACATAGGAGTTGCTAAGAGTAAAATTCGAGAAAAAGAGCCGATTGTATGGGAAATCCTTCAAGAAGTTATGCAGGGACACCCTGTATTGCTGAATAGAGCACCTACGCTGCATAGATTAGGCATACAGGCATTCCAGCCCGTTTTAGTGGAGGGGCGCGCTATTTGTTTACATCCATTAGTTTGCAAGGGATTCAATGCCGATTTTGATGGAGATCAAATGGCTGTTCATGTACCTTTATCCTTGGAGGCTCAAGTAGAGGCCCGTTTACTTATGTTTTCTCATATGAATCTTTTGTCTCCGGCTATTGGGGATCCCATTTCCGTACCAACGCAAGATATGCTTATTGGACTCTATGTATTAACGAGCGGAAATCATCGAGGTATTTGTGTAAATAGATATAATCCATGTAATCGCAGAAACTATCAAAATCAAAAAAGAAGTGACAATAGTTACTATAAGTATACGAAAGAACCCTTTTTTTCGAATTCCTATGATGCAATTGGGGCTTATCGGCAGAAACGAATCAATTTAGATAGTCCTTTGTGGCTCCGGTGGCGACTAGATCAACGCGTTATTGCTTCAAGAGAAACTCCCATCGAAGTTCACTATGAATCTTTAGGTACTTTTTATGAGATTTATGGACACTATCTAATAGTAAGAAGTCTAAAAAAAAAAATCCTTTTTATATACATTCGAACCACTGTTGGTCATATTGTTCTTTATCGAGAAATCGAAGAAGCTATACAGGGGTTTTCTCGGGCCTATTCATATGCTACCTAA